One genomic window of Deltaproteobacteria bacterium includes the following:
- the bioF gene encoding 8-amino-7-oxononanoate synthase — MSETWQAHFRDTLQSLKNRRLHRSPRCIESGIGARTTVSGREVLLFCSNDYLGLAGDPQLKAAARQALEKWGTGAGASRLVSGNLSLYEDLEAELATFKGTEAALVFSTGYAAHLGTIPAFAGDGDLILSDALNHASIVDACRLSRARVAVYPHRDVDAVEHLLKTRSGEGKILVVTDGVFSMDGDLAPLVELTRCCERYDALLLVDDAHGTGVLGPRGRGAVEELGVQSANIVHMGTFSKALGGLGGFIAGTHPVRDYLVNQARTLIYSTGLPPATLAANREALRIVDEQPERRTHLRMLEEALRSGLQTLGYTVPDVPTPIVPVLVGAEEAALDLSAFLWERGIFIPAIRPPTVPEGASRLRISVSAAHELSHVEALLAALDEAVGHRITRCLERVAERRVCLPGPGRVL; from the coding sequence TTGAGCGAGACCTGGCAAGCTCATTTCCGTGATACCCTTCAGTCGCTCAAAAACCGGCGCCTGCACAGGTCCCCCAGATGCATAGAATCGGGCATAGGGGCGAGGACGACGGTCTCGGGCCGGGAAGTGCTGCTGTTCTGCTCGAACGACTATCTGGGACTGGCCGGTGACCCGCAACTGAAGGCAGCGGCGCGCCAAGCCCTGGAGAAATGGGGAACCGGCGCCGGAGCCTCGCGTCTGGTTTCCGGCAATCTGTCCCTTTACGAGGATCTCGAAGCCGAGCTGGCAACGTTCAAAGGCACGGAAGCGGCCTTGGTCTTCTCGACCGGTTACGCCGCGCATTTGGGGACCATTCCCGCCTTCGCAGGTGACGGAGACCTGATCCTGAGCGACGCATTGAACCATGCCAGCATTGTTGACGCCTGCCGTTTGAGCCGTGCCCGTGTGGCCGTCTATCCCCATCGGGACGTGGACGCCGTCGAACATCTGCTGAAGACGCGAAGCGGGGAAGGCAAGATTCTCGTGGTCACGGACGGCGTGTTCAGCATGGATGGGGATCTCGCGCCTCTGGTCGAGCTAACCCGCTGCTGCGAGCGATACGACGCTCTGCTTCTGGTGGACGATGCGCACGGGACCGGTGTGTTGGGGCCCCGCGGTCGGGGAGCTGTCGAGGAGTTGGGTGTCCAATCCGCGAATATCGTCCATATGGGAACGTTCAGCAAAGCGCTCGGAGGACTGGGCGGATTTATCGCGGGAACTCATCCGGTCCGGGATTACCTGGTCAATCAGGCCCGCACCCTCATCTATTCCACCGGCTTGCCTCCGGCAACCTTGGCCGCCAACCGGGAAGCGTTACGAATCGTGGACGAGCAGCCGGAGAGACGGACGCATCTCCGAATGCTCGAAGAAGCCCTGCGCTCCGGTCTTCAAACATTGGGATATACCGTTCCCGACGTCCCGACCCCTATTGTGCCGGTTTTGGTGGGGGCGGAAGAAGCGGCCCTGGACCTGAGCGCGTTCTTGTGGGAACGCGGCATTTTCATACCGGCGATTCGCCCTCCCACCGTGCCCGAGGGCGCCAGCAGATTGCGTATCAGCGTCTCCGCGGCCCACGAACTTTCCCATGTTGAAGCGCTCCTGGCCGCCCTGGACGAAGCTGTGGGACACCGTATCACACGCTGTCTGGAACGCGTCGCCGAACGGAGGGTCTGTTTGCCGGGACCGGGCCGCGTGCTGTGA